Part of the uncultured Anaeromusa sp. genome is shown below.
CGTTAAATGATAGTTAGAGGCTTTGAGGAGCAAATTGATGAATCACCGGGAATTTTTTAATCGAATGGCCCCGCAGTGGGATGAACAAGTGCGTCATGACGCCTGCAAGCTGTCACGTATAGTGACGGCGTTGTCTTTGCAGCCGGGAGAGCGCGTGCTGGATATTGGCACAGGTACAGGAGTTATGCTGCCGTATTTGCGGCAGGCCTTGGGCATGCTGGGGGAGCTGACGGCCATTGACGTGGCGGAGGAAATGCTGGCCCGGGCTAGGGCGAAACACAGTGAATTGGCCTTGTTTTTGCAGGCGGACGCTTCCTTGCTGCCGCAGGCGGAAAACAGTGTGGATGCGATCCTTTGTTATTCCGTATTTCCGCATTTTGAACAGCCGCAGGCGGTGTTGAGCGAATTTGCCAGAGTGCTTCGCGCCGGCGGGCGCTTGGTGGTGGCCCATGGCGAAAGCCGGGCGGCCATTAATGCGCTGCATGACAAGATGGAGCCAGTGACGCAAGACGTGTTGCCCGAAGCGGCGGTGCTGCGTGCCTGGGGCGAAGAAGCCGGCTTTATTGTCGAAGTAGTAGCCGATGATGAGGAACTTTTTATCCTTTGTTTCCGTAAAGAATAAAAGAATTTGTTCCGGGGGAAATGGCGAAAGCTTTGAACAAGAGAACCGGAGTCAAGAGAGGGCATGACGGAGGATTTTCTTCTTCCGTAGTGCCCTCGTTTTTGCGTTCTGCGGACTTGCTTCAAAAAGTATCAAATACAATCACGGCCACCGTAGCCTCATTCGTTCCCTCACTTTACTCCCTCTCCTCTTGTTAAAAACCGTACCTCGTACCCTCCGGTTCTCCGATTCTCTTGTTCAATCCTATCCCGTCGAGCTTTCCTATTACTCTTGTTCAAAAAAGGAATTTGCCTTGTCGTTGTCCAATATAGAACTAACAGTATTTTCCGACGTTTCATGAAGGGGGCGGGATTATGCAGATTTTCGGTAAAATGGCGCGCGGCCAGTATGAACAGCTTGTGTTTTGTCATGAGCCCCAATCCGGCTTGAAAGCCATTATTTGTATTCACGACACAACCTTGGGGCCAGGGCTGGGCGGCACGCGCATGTGGCCGTATGAGCACGAAGAAGACGCGATTCAGGATGCCCTGCGTCTGGCAAGGGGCATGACGTACAAGAATGCCGCTGCGGGCTTGAATTTGGGAGGCGCTAAGGCCGTCATTATTGGCGATCCGGCAAAAGACAAGAGCGAAGCCTTATGGCGAGCGTTTGGCAGGTTTGTACAGACCTTAGGAGGGCGATATATTACGGCGGAAGATGTGGGAACCTCTCCGGCGGATATGGAATTTATTCACATGGAAACGAATTCGGTAGTAGGTCTCAAGAGTCGCGGTTCCAGCGGTGATCCTTCGCCGTTGACGGCATTGGGCGTTTACCGAGGTATGCTGGCCTGCGCCAAAGAGATTTGGGGTCAAGAAAGTCTGCGCGGCAAGACCGTGGCCGTGCAAGGGCTGGGGCATGTAGGGGCGGCGCTATGCGATATTTTGCATAAGGAAGGCTGCC
Proteins encoded:
- a CDS encoding class I SAM-dependent methyltransferase, with the protein product MNHREFFNRMAPQWDEQVRHDACKLSRIVTALSLQPGERVLDIGTGTGVMLPYLRQALGMLGELTAIDVAEEMLARARAKHSELALFLQADASLLPQAENSVDAILCYSVFPHFEQPQAVLSEFARVLRAGGRLVVAHGESRAAINALHDKMEPVTQDVLPEAAVLRAWGEEAGFIVEVVADDEELFILCFRKE
- a CDS encoding Glu/Leu/Phe/Val dehydrogenase dimerization domain-containing protein, with protein sequence MQIFGKMARGQYEQLVFCHEPQSGLKAIICIHDTTLGPGLGGTRMWPYEHEEDAIQDALRLARGMTYKNAAAGLNLGGAKAVIIGDPAKDKSEALWRAFGRFVQTLGGRYITAEDVGTSPADMEFIHMETNSVVGLKSRGSSGDPSPLTALGVYRGMLACAKEIWGQESLRGKTVAVQGLGHVGAALCDILHKEGCQLVVSDVQEERVRGVVEKTGAQAVAAEVIYDVDCDIFAPCALGGVLNERTIERLRCRVVAGAANNQLQEAHHGELLQQKGILYAPDFIINAGGVINVYDELQPGGYHRDRATRRVETIYENMGRVLAMARKEKLPPHKAAERVAEERLRQMRNLLKLRC